A stretch of [Clostridium] scindens DNA encodes these proteins:
- a CDS encoding DUF6179 domain-containing protein, whose translation MDYEMEELIPLVKELCDRYTGKESTSVTYEAAQQLMEAVLYCIHETAGDVDAAGVSDGRRTARMAYEYGYELAVRKVGQARELYNRMAENFRSYGNKAYEETFRCGIPAFFLWYDVRLKPQDHIITMDYPVMKNLEGLCGIDAIWEYLRCLEAEQTFLARFPEDYIRQVNVARCADYEEYFINPCRVMLRHVLCCMLADIPADKNRFGEEDYMRLKEEVQSQDREGLKRKLTCLLHVLVKQKYYEDEKLSGYLEYDMADLAFELQNAASHGCLPAVV comes from the coding sequence ATGGATTATGAGATGGAGGAACTGATTCCTCTGGTAAAGGAACTTTGTGACAGATATACAGGGAAGGAAAGCACATCCGTGACGTATGAGGCAGCCCAGCAGCTGATGGAAGCCGTACTCTACTGTATTCATGAGACGGCAGGGGACGTGGATGCGGCCGGCGTCTCGGACGGAAGGCGGACGGCGAGAATGGCGTACGAGTATGGCTATGAACTGGCGGTTCGAAAGGTGGGACAGGCGAGAGAGTTATATAATCGGATGGCAGAAAATTTTCGAAGTTATGGGAACAAAGCCTATGAGGAGACATTTAGATGTGGAATTCCGGCATTCTTCCTATGGTATGATGTCCGGCTGAAGCCGCAAGATCATATCATTACTATGGATTATCCGGTCATGAAGAATCTGGAAGGGCTGTGCGGCATAGATGCCATATGGGAGTATCTCCGGTGCCTGGAAGCGGAGCAGACGTTCCTGGCAAGATTCCCGGAAGACTATATCCGCCAGGTGAATGTGGCGCGCTGCGCAGACTATGAGGAATACTTCATCAATCCGTGCAGGGTAATGCTCCGCCATGTCCTATGCTGTATGCTTGCGGACATTCCGGCAGATAAGAACCGGTTCGGGGAGGAGGACTATATGCGGCTGAAAGAGGAAGTGCAAAGCCAGGACCGGGAAGGCCTAAAGAGAAAACTGACGTGTCTTTTGCACGTGCTAGTGAAGCAGAAGTACTATGAGGATGAGAAACTGTCTGGGTACCTGGAATATGATATGGCAGACTTGGCCTTTGAACTTCAAAATGCTGCCAGTCATGGCTGTCTTCCAGCGGTGGTGTAG
- a CDS encoding FAD-binding protein, with amino-acid sequence MKWLFVICAPDDVSYRKQKKQWKIINSALMDSSISITAVAYREAYTESIAQDIFELDYSEGYDGVLVAAGDYTEDIAGRYAALKECRCILGISGITRDGKEALFYKSVYQANMEAVFRLEPPFALGLAQWRDREVPAYSQNQIFERIVPEHFKDGAEKTLIEAGEKQKESDVLLVVGKGVRSKEEVQKIKASAISRGYMFGVTRPVAMNGWALIDEIVGVSGHIYSPEVCITIGVSGSAAFYAGIENSGFIASVNHDECAPIIGMSDVFVIDDYENILERLFQVL; translated from the coding sequence ATGAAATGGTTGTTTGTAATATGCGCGCCGGATGACGTTTCTTATAGAAAACAAAAGAAACAATGGAAAATTATTAATTCCGCGCTTATGGATAGTTCAATAAGCATAACTGCCGTTGCCTACCGGGAGGCCTATACAGAATCTATTGCACAGGATATCTTCGAGCTTGACTATTCGGAAGGATATGATGGGGTGCTGGTGGCAGCAGGAGATTATACGGAGGACATAGCTGGCAGATATGCCGCGCTTAAAGAATGCAGATGTATTCTTGGGATATCTGGCATCACACGGGACGGGAAAGAAGCCCTCTTCTATAAATCCGTGTATCAGGCTAATATGGAAGCGGTTTTTCGGCTGGAGCCGCCATTTGCTTTAGGGCTTGCCCAGTGGAGAGACAGGGAGGTTCCTGCGTATAGCCAGAATCAGATATTTGAAAGGATTGTGCCAGAGCATTTTAAAGATGGCGCAGAGAAGACTTTGATAGAAGCTGGAGAGAAACAGAAGGAATCGGATGTTCTGCTGGTAGTGGGAAAAGGAGTACGAAGCAAGGAAGAAGTGCAAAAAATTAAGGCATCTGCAATAAGCAGAGGGTACATGTTTGGAGTCACCAGGCCGGTAGCCATGAATGGCTGGGCGCTGATCGATGAGATCGTGGGAGTATCAGGACATATCTACTCGCCGGAGGTTTGTATTACTATAGGCGTATCTGGCTCGGCCGCCTTTTATGCGGGGATTGAAAACAGTGGATTTATTGCGTCTGTAAATCATGATGAATGTGCTCCAATCATTGGAATGTCGGACGTCTTTGTGATTGATGATTATGAAAACATTTTGGAAAGACTTTTTCAGGTGCTGTGA
- a CDS encoding FAD-binding oxidoreductase, translating to MSLLREEIVEELVKICGPDRVVTDIEVLQESSYDRFRKYEGYNKVFTNPLPAAVVFVQNKKQVSEVLRFANANGINVVPRTGHSATEGGLETIVENSIVLDGSQMKKIINIDTYNMQVTCECGVVLEDLENKVRELGFTTGHSPQSKPLAQMGGLVATRSIGQFSTMYGGIEDMLAGVEAVFPDGTITNIKAVPRRAAGPDIRHIVLGNEGALCFITEVTVKLFKYFPEYHVCMGYTLDDMITGIRIMHDVMSEGYKPSVARLYDAEDGKEHFSHFAAGKCVILFVTEGPERISKANAEGIKEIVGKYPECMEVDHKLIETWFANLNWDAARIEEERKEVLETKNVCCTTEISANWSAVEEIYRICKERVVNEIPDITVFGAHASHCYSNGINLYFVYWYNVVDCAPEDEIKKYHLPIKKIICEETIKAGGSMCHHHGVGKHRVHWIDKEHGSALYIVKKLKAAFDPNGVMNIGTILPYKK from the coding sequence ATGAGTTTATTAAGGGAAGAAATTGTAGAAGAATTAGTTAAGATTTGTGGGCCGGATCGGGTTGTGACCGACATAGAGGTACTGCAGGAAAGTTCTTATGACAGGTTCAGGAAATACGAAGGCTATAATAAAGTATTTACCAATCCGCTGCCTGCGGCCGTTGTATTTGTGCAAAACAAAAAACAGGTATCGGAAGTGTTGAGATTTGCCAATGCCAATGGAATCAACGTGGTCCCGCGTACCGGCCATTCGGCCACGGAGGGAGGGCTTGAGACAATCGTAGAAAATTCTATCGTGCTGGATGGCTCTCAAATGAAGAAGATTATTAATATAGACACTTACAACATGCAGGTGACCTGCGAGTGCGGAGTTGTACTTGAAGATTTGGAAAACAAGGTAAGGGAACTTGGATTTACAACCGGTCATTCGCCTCAGTCTAAGCCTTTGGCACAGATGGGCGGTCTGGTTGCGACAAGAAGTATCGGACAGTTCTCCACTATGTATGGTGGAATCGAAGATATGCTGGCTGGAGTGGAGGCGGTATTTCCGGATGGAACCATCACGAATATTAAGGCAGTTCCAAGAAGAGCGGCGGGGCCGGATATTCGGCATATCGTGCTTGGAAATGAAGGCGCGCTGTGCTTTATCACGGAAGTTACGGTAAAACTATTTAAATATTTTCCAGAGTATCATGTGTGCATGGGCTACACGCTGGATGATATGATTACTGGCATCCGTATTATGCATGATGTGATGTCTGAGGGATATAAGCCTTCCGTGGCAAGGCTTTACGATGCAGAAGATGGTAAGGAGCATTTCTCCCACTTTGCAGCTGGGAAGTGTGTCATCCTCTTCGTGACAGAGGGGCCAGAAAGAATCTCTAAAGCAAATGCAGAGGGAATCAAGGAAATTGTAGGAAAATATCCCGAATGTATGGAAGTTGATCACAAATTGATTGAGACATGGTTTGCGAACCTTAACTGGGATGCGGCGCGTATTGAAGAAGAGCGCAAGGAAGTCCTCGAGACAAAGAATGTATGCTGCACAACGGAGATTTCTGCAAACTGGAGCGCGGTAGAGGAGATCTACCGTATATGCAAGGAAAGGGTTGTGAATGAGATACCCGATATCACAGTATTCGGAGCGCATGCCTCCCACTGCTACTCCAACGGAATTAATCTTTACTTTGTATACTGGTATAATGTGGTGGACTGCGCGCCGGAAGATGAGATTAAAAAGTACCATCTTCCAATTAAGAAGATTATATGCGAAGAGACGATCAAGGCTGGAGGCTCTATGTGCCACCACCATGGCGTAGGCAAGCACAGGGTACACTGGATTGATAAAGAGCATGGCTCAGCGCTTTACATAGTAAAGAAATTAAAAGCGGCATTTGACCCGAATGGCGTAATGAATATTGGAACGATTCTGCCTTATAAAAAATGA
- a CDS encoding glycerol dehydrogenase, whose protein sequence is MVNTTARAWGSPSRYIQGPGELMRLAMHTKKYGKKIFAVIDEYFFEDYGSKLESMYEKEGAELHSFCYHTEITKERIDEALVKACEAKAEVIVGIGGGKAIDTAKCVAAKMEAPLIVIPTSASTDAPTSAMAIIYNDRHEHDDVYYFTKNPDMVLVDSKIIASAPVRYLVAGMGDAMATAFEARATIAMDSNNYICQESGCYRRTRTAEVIAQECLKIILENGRLAKLANEKHLVTEALEAVIEANTLMSGLGFENVGCAAAHCICNGISLAPGGNKALHGEKVAFGVICQLLAEHAPMEEIEEIIRFNLSVGLPITLEDMGIAANEEIYRTIAGEPGQSEWQREPFYTNAETVADIIKCADELGKMYKMQ, encoded by the coding sequence ATGGTAAATACGACTGCAAGAGCCTGGGGATCCCCGTCAAGATATATACAGGGGCCTGGGGAACTGATGCGATTAGCAATGCATACAAAGAAATATGGCAAAAAGATTTTTGCTGTGATTGACGAATACTTTTTTGAGGATTATGGAAGTAAATTAGAGTCCATGTATGAAAAGGAGGGAGCCGAATTACATAGTTTTTGCTATCATACAGAGATTACAAAGGAGCGTATTGATGAGGCGCTTGTAAAAGCATGCGAAGCAAAAGCGGAAGTTATAGTAGGAATCGGGGGCGGGAAGGCCATTGATACAGCTAAGTGCGTAGCTGCAAAGATGGAAGCGCCGCTTATCGTCATACCGACAAGCGCTTCTACGGATGCGCCGACAAGTGCAATGGCAATAATCTATAATGACAGACACGAACACGATGATGTCTACTATTTTACAAAAAATCCGGACATGGTACTTGTAGACAGCAAAATTATTGCGTCGGCTCCGGTCCGCTATCTTGTGGCAGGTATGGGGGATGCGATGGCAACTGCGTTCGAGGCGCGTGCAACCATTGCTATGGACAGCAATAATTATATTTGTCAGGAGAGCGGATGCTATCGGCGGACAAGAACCGCAGAAGTTATTGCGCAGGAGTGCCTTAAGATAATTCTGGAAAACGGCCGCCTGGCAAAACTGGCTAATGAAAAGCATCTTGTGACGGAGGCATTGGAGGCAGTTATTGAAGCAAACACGTTAATGAGTGGCCTTGGCTTCGAGAATGTAGGATGTGCGGCTGCTCATTGTATCTGCAATGGCATATCTTTGGCGCCGGGAGGGAATAAAGCGCTTCATGGAGAGAAGGTGGCATTTGGCGTCATATGCCAACTTCTTGCAGAACATGCTCCGATGGAGGAGATAGAAGAGATAATACGGTTTAATCTTAGCGTGGGGCTTCCGATAACTTTGGAAGATATGGGGATCGCTGCAAATGAGGAAATCTATAGAACGATAGCAGGAGAACCGGGCCAAAGCGAATGGCAAAGAGAGCCTTTCTACACAAACGCCGAGACAGTTGCGGACATAATCAAATGTGCTGATGAGTTGGGAAAAATGTATAAAATGCAATAG
- a CDS encoding electron transfer flavoprotein subunit beta/FixA family protein gives MMKLLVCFKIIPDLDQMSAKDYEADVRMQVNTSYVRTMWNCFDESGLEFGLRLSDEAEGLNLHLEKTAFTVAGEQAELYLKTLNSLKYDETVRIDDKGLDIRFVPEAIAQEIALYVKEHPQDYIIMGRQASPGNNGLTPYFTASALGMRLVPDVVDIHLLEGGRLRAVTEEGGALYEQIVDRPAVFSIGNAVISKLRVPTLKDRIQYGKKEIKVAEAKALDGFAGTIPIALSYIDRKRKGERVKEKGRKAAEELGRLINEHRRS, from the coding sequence ATGATGAAACTTCTGGTATGCTTTAAAATTATACCGGATCTGGATCAGATGTCGGCGAAAGATTATGAGGCGGATGTAAGGATGCAGGTGAATACTTCTTATGTCCGCACCATGTGGAATTGTTTCGACGAGAGCGGGCTGGAATTTGGATTAAGACTTTCTGACGAGGCGGAAGGTCTTAATCTGCATCTTGAGAAAACAGCGTTTACGGTCGCGGGAGAGCAGGCAGAACTCTACCTTAAGACATTGAATTCGCTTAAATATGATGAGACAGTCCGCATAGATGATAAGGGTCTTGATATACGATTCGTACCGGAGGCAATTGCGCAGGAGATTGCTCTTTATGTAAAAGAACATCCTCAGGATTATATCATCATGGGCCGGCAGGCATCACCGGGAAATAACGGACTGACGCCATACTTTACGGCGTCAGCCCTTGGCATGCGTCTGGTTCCTGATGTAGTGGATATTCATCTGCTTGAGGGAGGCAGGCTCCGGGCAGTTACGGAAGAAGGCGGAGCTCTTTATGAGCAGATTGTGGATAGGCCTGCCGTATTCAGTATTGGGAATGCAGTAATTAGCAAACTCAGAGTTCCGACTTTAAAAGATCGTATTCAATATGGAAAGAAAGAAATAAAGGTGGCAGAAGCAAAAGCCCTGGACGGATTTGCAGGTACGATACCTATTGCGCTCTCCTATATCGACAGGAAGCGAAAAGGGGAGAGGGTCAAGGAGAAAGGAAGAAAGGCCGCAGAAGAACTGGGAAGATTAATAAATGAGCACAGACGTAGTTAA
- a CDS encoding M81 family metallopeptidase — MKHIVAGQIMHESSSLAKHPTEVENFRRTLIWFEKNDVFQLSEIGMRDYLTGIMEKGTELGMEIAPCFCTFASPSGVISASCFQTLMDRFFDGIDTDKPIDGFCLALHGAGVSQDKPDVEGAVLEEIRRRFGYEVPIVVTLDPHANITRKMIESKALLLPSKLYPHTDTYETGEKAAQLLKDLLDQKISPVMHVKKLPLLIPITKGCTDEAPMKTLLEKCSEKETIAGMIACTFVHGFPYSDIEECGASVVVITDGNQELAQETANDIGDYVMENRKDFLSDCLTVTQGVDLAEALLARSHGPIIMNEASDNPGAGTPGDGTFLLRELIRRDIPKTCCGAIIDPQTVALAVSAGVGARINIMLGGKTDALHGAPVSLEDVYVKAITDGKYNIMSPMTHGQPVNFGRTVRLQKGNVDIVVASNAFQIMDDGIFLLLGIDVKEYNIVSVKSAQHFKAYFEKISGNIITVDPPGISTGNLETLPLQHIQRPIFPLDDI, encoded by the coding sequence ATGAAACATATTGTAGCAGGCCAGATCATGCATGAAAGCAGTTCTTTGGCCAAGCATCCTACGGAAGTTGAAAATTTCCGCAGAACCCTCATCTGGTTTGAAAAGAACGATGTATTCCAGCTATCGGAAATTGGCATGCGGGACTATTTAACAGGAATCATGGAAAAGGGTACGGAATTGGGAATGGAAATTGCCCCTTGTTTCTGTACATTTGCAAGTCCATCCGGAGTAATATCAGCCTCTTGCTTCCAGACTTTGATGGACAGATTCTTTGATGGAATCGATACGGACAAGCCAATCGACGGCTTCTGCCTGGCTCTTCACGGAGCCGGCGTATCCCAGGACAAACCCGACGTAGAGGGCGCCGTGTTAGAAGAAATCAGAAGGCGGTTTGGTTATGAAGTCCCCATCGTCGTAACGTTAGATCCTCATGCTAATATCACCAGGAAGATGATCGAGTCGAAAGCCCTGTTGCTACCCTCAAAACTGTATCCTCATACAGACACTTACGAGACCGGGGAAAAGGCTGCCCAGCTCCTGAAGGATCTGCTGGACCAAAAGATCAGTCCTGTAATGCATGTAAAAAAATTACCGCTATTGATTCCCATTACCAAAGGCTGTACCGATGAAGCCCCCATGAAAACCCTATTGGAAAAATGCTCCGAAAAAGAAACTATTGCAGGAATGATAGCCTGTACATTCGTGCACGGGTTTCCCTATAGCGACATCGAAGAATGCGGCGCATCCGTCGTCGTAATTACAGACGGGAATCAAGAACTCGCCCAGGAAACCGCCAATGACATCGGAGATTATGTGATGGAGAACCGTAAGGACTTTCTCTCAGATTGCCTGACAGTAACCCAAGGCGTAGACTTGGCAGAAGCGCTTCTTGCCAGATCCCATGGCCCCATTATCATGAATGAAGCATCTGATAATCCAGGCGCAGGAACTCCGGGAGATGGAACCTTCCTTCTGAGAGAATTGATCAGGCGAGACATTCCAAAAACTTGCTGCGGTGCTATTATCGACCCACAGACAGTCGCTCTGGCGGTCAGCGCCGGAGTCGGAGCCAGGATCAATATTATGCTGGGCGGCAAAACGGACGCTCTCCACGGAGCTCCTGTCTCGCTTGAAGATGTATATGTAAAAGCCATCACTGACGGTAAATATAATATAATGAGCCCTATGACGCATGGACAACCCGTGAACTTCGGCAGGACCGTTCGCCTTCAAAAAGGAAATGTTGATATCGTGGTTGCGTCTAATGCTTTTCAAATTATGGATGATGGCATTTTCTTACTGTTAGGCATAGACGTAAAAGAATACAATATCGTCTCTGTAAAATCAGCGCAGCACTTCAAAGCATATTTTGAAAAAATCAGCGGAAATATTATCACCGTAGATCCGCCAGGGATCAGTACCGGAAATTTGGAAACCCTGCCTTTACAGCATATACAAAGACCCATCTTCCCATTGGACGATATCTAG
- a CDS encoding DUF819 family protein — MIFHPAEAFFWFQKINHIFRKHFKHEHIDALEAGISVDDGETQAAKFWKRNDISLLDIAKCLAITFGILAVTQILCNIVNTSSLPGLVKTLFGNIYLVMTTITIILVTAFPKVFENIHGATEIGTIMITMWFVQIGAGARISEIIMLAPVVLGFKILMFVINIGGTMALGKLFKWNIEECFTASNAALGGPTTAAAYVIGKGWSSLIAPATLVGLYGYIIGNYAAVFTANIFK; from the coding sequence TTGATCTTTCATCCCGCTGAAGCCTTCTTCTGGTTCCAGAAAATCAATCATATCTTCCGAAAGCATTTCAAACACGAACATATAGACGCGCTGGAAGCAGGAATTTCTGTCGATGACGGCGAGACACAGGCGGCGAAATTCTGGAAGCGAAATGATATATCGCTGCTTGACATCGCGAAATGCCTGGCGATCACTTTCGGAATATTAGCCGTTACCCAGATCTTATGCAATATAGTAAATACCTCATCGCTGCCGGGACTCGTTAAGACTTTATTCGGGAACATCTATCTTGTTATGACCACCATTACGATCATTCTGGTTACTGCTTTTCCAAAGGTGTTTGAAAACATTCATGGCGCCACGGAAATCGGAACCATCATGATTACGATGTGGTTCGTACAGATCGGCGCCGGGGCAAGAATCAGCGAGATTATCATGCTTGCTCCTGTGGTACTGGGATTCAAAATATTAATGTTTGTGATCAATATTGGCGGAACCATGGCTTTAGGCAAACTATTCAAATGGAACATTGAAGAATGTTTCACGGCATCTAATGCTGCGTTGGGAGGGCCTACGACAGCCGCCGCATACGTTATCGGCAAAGGCTGGTCTAGTCTGATCGCGCCAGCCACCTTAGTAGGTCTGTACGGCTACATCATTGGTAATTATGCCGCCGTTTTCACAGCAAACATCTTTAAGTAG
- a CDS encoding FGGY-family carbohydrate kinase, which yields MKYVIGIDGGTQSTKVGIYDLEGRIICEEKVMLRPLLVPDADTAEHPEDDLWDSLVTACQRLMRKFEGSKKDILGIGLGSIRCCRTYLKKDGTLAYPVINWMDKRLAKPYQNDIKDMAYLSTTTGYLTVRMTGQFKDTAANYEGVYGPFDKKEWKWSDDPQDYKEYNITRENLFDLVMPGDLLGYVTKEASEATLLPEGCPVIATANDKAAEGLGAGLRDDGSVLVSLGTYIGGMMRGKAYTDTASEYWSNLSAIPYEYLYETSVGIRRGMWSVSWFKELLGEAAEEKAKSMGTSVEELLEREARLISPGSEGLITVGEFLAPNNMPYRKAMFIGFDGRHKRAHMYRSILEAIAMTMKMSVDAMCEEQGIKPRQVIVSGGGSNSPLFMQIFADVFGIRSVRNVINNAAGLGAAINVAVGTGAYPDYETAIGKMVRIRDSFEPDLEHREIYEKIINNIYRDIKDYSDPVNKKIYELFG from the coding sequence ATGAAATACGTAATTGGAATTGACGGGGGAACCCAGAGCACTAAAGTTGGGATATATGATCTGGAAGGCCGGATTATATGCGAGGAAAAGGTTATGCTGCGTCCGTTGCTCGTCCCGGATGCAGACACGGCCGAGCATCCAGAAGATGATCTGTGGGATTCATTGGTGACGGCATGCCAGAGGCTAATGCGGAAGTTTGAAGGAAGCAAGAAAGACATTCTGGGAATTGGGCTTGGAAGTATCCGGTGCTGCAGAACTTATCTTAAGAAGGATGGAACGCTGGCATATCCGGTTATCAACTGGATGGATAAACGCCTTGCCAAGCCTTATCAGAACGATATTAAAGATATGGCCTATCTGTCCACCACCACCGGCTATCTGACGGTAAGGATGACCGGCCAATTCAAGGATACAGCGGCAAATTATGAAGGGGTCTACGGACCTTTCGACAAGAAGGAATGGAAGTGGAGCGACGATCCCCAGGACTATAAAGAATATAACATTACGAGGGAGAATTTGTTTGATCTGGTGATGCCAGGCGACCTCCTGGGATATGTGACAAAGGAGGCAAGCGAAGCCACGCTGCTCCCGGAAGGGTGCCCGGTAATTGCCACCGCCAATGATAAGGCGGCGGAAGGACTTGGGGCAGGCCTCAGAGATGATGGCTCTGTGCTGGTGTCGCTGGGAACTTACATTGGCGGAATGATGAGGGGGAAGGCATATACAGATACGGCTTCTGAATATTGGTCCAACCTGTCTGCCATTCCGTATGAATATCTTTATGAAACAAGCGTGGGCATACGCAGGGGAATGTGGAGCGTATCCTGGTTCAAGGAGCTTCTTGGAGAAGCGGCAGAAGAAAAGGCGAAAAGCATGGGAACCAGTGTAGAAGAACTTCTGGAAAGAGAAGCGAGGCTTATATCGCCTGGGAGCGAAGGACTGATAACTGTAGGCGAATTCCTGGCGCCCAATAATATGCCATACAGAAAGGCAATGTTCATCGGCTTTGATGGACGACATAAGAGGGCCCATATGTATCGCTCTATTTTAGAAGCCATAGCAATGACAATGAAGATGAGCGTGGATGCGATGTGTGAAGAACAGGGCATAAAGCCTAGGCAGGTAATCGTGTCAGGAGGCGGCTCCAACAGTCCTCTGTTTATGCAGATATTTGCGGATGTATTCGGCATCCGAAGCGTGCGCAATGTAATAAATAATGCAGCAGGACTTGGGGCGGCAATAAATGTGGCCGTTGGAACAGGCGCATATCCGGATTATGAGACGGCTATAGGCAAGATGGTAAGAATTCGGGACAGTTTCGAGCCGGATCTGGAGCATCGGGAAATATATGAAAAGATTATCAACAATATATACCGTGATATCAAAGACTATTCAGATCCGGTAAATAAAAAGATATATGAATTATTCGGTTAG
- a CDS encoding MFS transporter — translation MIICMTCGIITELPYLRWALYEPLREALGQNNTQFGMSMSLFGLLAAILYIPGGWLADRISHRKLFAASATGCGILGIWLSTMPSFSSTMIIHGLWAITNIGMFWPAMTKAVSLLEEKEGQGKIFGLFEGVRGVFVLVMWLGLMQVFERMGGIRAVILALAILSIICGVVSFFFMADNTGQGTSSDTSIVKDMLTALKTPSAWLVAGVIFTIYAAYSSSSYMQAYGQNILGMSAVAAGYVGILRKDVIRLVAAPLSGFISEKIGGKCTLLIGIFDIIFIASLIALLGIPVGVEYTIITVVIMVVSSFAIYGMRGMYYAIIGEIGTPKKIYGAVAGFAMFIGFLPDAFNSTLCGHWLDAYEGALGYRYIFIYMLLTIIVCLILVGILLRYIKKNKTQIEANQKEMIKDAEGGNA, via the coding sequence ATGATTATCTGTATGACATGCGGAATTATTACAGAGCTGCCATATCTTAGATGGGCGCTGTATGAGCCGCTTAGAGAGGCACTGGGACAGAATAATACGCAGTTTGGCATGTCTATGAGTCTGTTTGGATTATTGGCAGCTATCCTTTACATACCCGGTGGATGGCTGGCAGACCGGATATCGCACAGAAAATTATTTGCGGCATCGGCAACAGGATGTGGAATCCTTGGAATCTGGCTTTCCACGATGCCATCTTTTTCTTCGACAATGATAATCCACGGTTTATGGGCGATTACCAATATCGGGATGTTCTGGCCCGCCATGACTAAGGCTGTGTCGCTTTTGGAAGAAAAAGAAGGGCAAGGCAAGATATTCGGATTGTTTGAAGGAGTCAGAGGAGTGTTCGTCCTTGTTATGTGGCTGGGACTGATGCAGGTATTTGAACGTATGGGAGGCATTCGCGCCGTTATACTCGCATTGGCCATCCTCTCTATCATCTGCGGAGTGGTAAGCTTCTTCTTTATGGCGGACAATACCGGGCAGGGAACATCAAGTGATACTTCCATAGTAAAAGACATGCTTACGGCACTTAAGACCCCGTCCGCATGGCTGGTGGCTGGCGTGATCTTTACTATATATGCCGCATATTCCTCATCCTCTTATATGCAGGCTTACGGACAGAATATATTAGGAATGTCGGCGGTGGCCGCGGGATATGTCGGGATTTTAAGAAAAGATGTAATACGTCTTGTGGCTGCGCCTTTGAGCGGCTTCATCTCTGAAAAGATAGGAGGGAAGTGTACCCTCTTGATCGGAATATTTGATATTATTTTTATTGCTTCGCTGATAGCGCTGCTTGGTATTCCGGTGGGAGTAGAATATACCATTATTACGGTTGTGATAATGGTGGTAAGTTCTTTTGCCATCTACGGCATGCGGGGAATGTACTATGCAATTATTGGCGAAATCGGAACGCCAAAGAAGATATACGGGGCGGTGGCCGGGTTTGCCATGTTTATCGGGTTCCTTCCGGACGCATTCAACTCTACACTGTGCGGGCACTGGCTGGATGCATACGAGGGAGCGCTGGGATACCGTTACATATTTATCTATATGCTCTTAACCATTATCGTCTGCCTTATACTGGTAGGGATATTGCTTCGCTATATAAAGAAGAATAAAACGCAGATTGAGGCAAATCAAAAAGAAATGATAAAGGATGCCGAAGGAGGAAATGCGTAA
- a CDS encoding glycerol-3-phosphate responsive antiterminator has protein sequence MKRMIELFEDNPVIPGVISDADVELVLKNEAKIVFTLYGDIADIANIIKRLKDGGKTVFVNIDMVDGFSGRNSVLKFMRQNTLADGVISAKASMLRYAKELGFYTVHRFFILDSSAYRSIGKQMEISKADFINVVPGWTKVVEWTVEEHKKPVISAGLVCDKKIVIDNLNAGAIAICSTNHNVWEL, from the coding sequence ATGAAAAGGATGATAGAACTGTTTGAAGATAATCCTGTGATTCCGGGGGTTATCAGCGATGCAGATGTAGAACTGGTATTAAAAAATGAGGCGAAGATTGTCTTTACGCTTTATGGGGATATCGCTGATATCGCCAATATTATAAAAAGACTCAAAGATGGAGGAAAAACGGTTTTTGTAAATATTGACATGGTGGATGGCTTTTCCGGAAGAAATTCTGTACTTAAGTTTATGAGGCAGAATACTCTGGCTGATGGAGTTATCAGCGCTAAGGCGTCTATGCTTCGGTATGCAAAGGAACTGGGATTTTACACAGTACACAGATTTTTTATACTTGATTCTTCTGCTTATAGAAGCATAGGAAAGCAGATGGAAATTAGTAAAGCCGATTTTATAAATGTGGTGCCTGGCTGGACAAAGGTTGTAGAGTGGACGGTAGAAGAGCATAAAAAACCCGTCATTTCGGCAGGGCTGGTGTGCGATAAAAAGATAGTGATAGATAATCTGAATGCTGGAGCGATCGCAATCTGTAGTACCAATCATAATGTGTGGGAACTATAG